The Ignicoccus hospitalis KIN4/I genome includes the window TCTCCAGCCCTCCCGGCAAGTTGCCCGCCCTCCTCAAGGAGACGGCCAGCTCAACCGCTTGCTCTACGACTTTGTCCTTCAATTTTGTAGGATCCTTAGTGTTCTTGAAGTACTCGTAAGATTTCTTAAATTCTTCCTCTACGTCCTTGCTGCCGTGCCAAAGCTTCTCCTTGGGGTAGACCCTCCTCTCCTCGTTGCTTACCGAGTCAACTACGTCGCTTACCACGACGGTGAAGTCGTAATAGGAGCGCTCCCCGCGGCCGTGGGCCTCCCTCTCGCCCCTCTGGTTCTCTATTACCAGCCTAAGCTCGTTGTTGTTGATGGAATTGAGCAACTTCTCGTAGATGAGCTCTGCGGGCTCTTTGGGTCCTACGCCTATGAAGCGGAACCTCCTCCAAGTTACCGGTTCCGAGCCCGTCAACTTTATCATTGAAGAATACAAGTTAGAGAACAATCCCAATTCTTCTAATATGCTGTTGACTTCTATGTCGCACGCCAAGTTCCACAGCAGGGGGTGGGAGACCTTCCTCTCTTTCAAGTATATCCAGTGTCCGAGGACCCCGTGGAGGGCTTCGTGAGCGAGTAACTCCCCCAAGCCTTTGTGGTCGAGCTTATACAACCACTCCTTAGAGACCACTACCGAGCCGTCTCGGTAGTCGAAGTACGCGTAGCCGCCTTCTCTAGCGCCGACCTTTACAGAGTACTTGGCGACGTGGCCGCCGAGCCCGGGATTCTTCGCCGAGAGGTACGCGATCGCCCTCTCTACTTTCTCTCTCAGCTTCAGCGACGCGTACAACCCCCGCGTCCTCTCCGGGGACTACTCCTCCTCGATTAAAGGTACGAAGGCTACAGGCAGCAGCTTCTTTATTACATATCCCTCCGGAGTCTTGATTATCTTGTAGAGTACTTGATATCCCGGCTCCTCCTCCACTGGGATCACCATTATTCCCCCCACCTTGAGCTGCTTCAAGAGGGCCTCTGGAACCCTCTTCGCCGCGGCAGTTACTATTATCTTATCGTAAGGGGCGGCGGGCGGGTAGCCCTTGCTTCCGTCGCCCACCAGCACGGTGACGTTGTTGTATCCCAACGCCTTTAGCCTCTCCCTCGCGCGCTCGGCGAGCTCGGGGATCCTCTCTATAGTATAAACGTGGCCCTCCGGCCCCACCAGCTCTGCCATTACGGCCGCGTGGTAGCCAGAACCCGTGCCCACCTCTAGGACCTTGTCGCCCCTCCGCAGCTCGGCAGCCTCGACCATGTAAGCGACCATGTGGGGCGCACTTATCGTCTGTCCCGCCCCTATCGGAAGGGGGGTGTCCTCGTAGGCCATGTGTCGGAGCTCCTCCGGAACGAACAGCTCCCTGGGCACCTTCATCATCGCTTCGGCTACTTCCTTCCTCTTTATGTAACCTTCAGCGATCAAGTTCCTTATCAATTCCCTCTTCTTCTCCTCCAAGGCCTCATCCGAGGAACTCTTTCGAAGTAGTTACTTAAGAGATGTGGAGCGTCCGAGGGTAGGTGTCACAGTTTGAGCATATCCTTGCCCTCCGCACCCCAAGTCTCCTTGCCCTCGGGGGGTAGCGAGAGCCTAGTTACGGGCGTGATAAAGACTATGGCAGACGTTATGACCAAAATGGCAATAATGATGAAAGATATGTACACGTTAACTAAAGAGATGCACGACATTATGTTGGAGATGGCAAAGACAAACAAAGAGATACTGAAAGACATAAGACTTCTCATGAATGAGACGACGAATGAGATGGTACATTCAATGAAAACGATGGACGCAATGATGTCCACAGTTATGCTCTACCAGCAGTTAATGCTAATAATGATGATTGTTGTTGTCCTAATTTTAGCGTTCTTAGTACTGCGGGGCGGGTAGGCGAGGCCTTGAAGCTGGACCCCGAGCCGCTCAGAGGGTTCAGAGACCTCTTCGGGGAAGAGGCGGAGGCGTTGGAGGCGGTCACCGAGGAGGCGGAGAAGCTGGCTAGGAACTGGTCCTTTGAAAGGTGCTACTTACCCACGGTGGAGCGCTTCGAGCTCTTTGCCATGAAGAGCGGTGTGGAAATAGAGAGAAGTATGTACGTGTTCGTCGACAAGGGCGGAAGGAAGGTCACCCTCCGACCGGAGGCCACGGCTTCCGCAGTGAGGGCTTACTTGAGGTTGTTGCGTCCGAGGCCCAAGCCGGTGAAGCTCTTCACAGTAGTTAACGTCTTCAGGTACGATGAGCCTCAGTTCGCGAGGTACAGGGAGTTCTACCAAGCCGACTTCGAGGTCTTCGGGGCCTCGTCGCCGTACCAAGACTCGGAACTCTTGACCATGCTCCACGAGTACTACGAGAACTTGGGGCTCCCCCACGAGATACTCCTCGGCAGCGTTAAGGCTCTGAGGGGCGTCCTGTCCGAGGAAGGCATAGAAGAGAGGGACCAAGACGTGGTCCTTCACTACGTAGACAAAGGCATGATAGATAAGGCCTTGGAGCTTGTGGAGAACAAGGCGAGGAGGCCGGAGAGGGCCAAGGAGGCGGTCGCCGTATTGTCGACCAAGGAGGGGGGCGAGGAGGTAATCAAAGAGGGGAAGGAGTTGATGGAGTCTTGGGGCTACAAGTACCGTTTCGAGGACTTAGAAGAGGTGTTGAAGTATCTCCCGGATGACGTGAAGAGTGTAATAAGGTTGAAGTTGGGCTTCGCCCGCGGCTTGGCGTATTACACTGGTTTAATTTATGAAGTAAGGGTGCCGGGGTTCCCGGTGTCGGTGGCCGGAGGGGGGAGGTACGACGCGCTCACGGAGGTTTACGGTTGGGAGAGGGTGCCGGCGACAGGCTTCGCCATAGGTTTGGACAGAACCGCCCTAGCGTTGATGAAAGAGGGAAGGAGGTTCGTGTTCAGACCAACCGTCGCCGTGTTGCCCTTAGCCGAGGAGGCGAGGAAGGTAGCCTTAGAGGTCCAGAGGGAGCTCGCCTCCTTAGACGTAAACTCCTTCTTGCTAACCGAACAGAAGAGTATTAAGAAGGCACTTTCCTTTGCCTCTTCCATGAATGCTAAGGTTGCTATAATAATAGGGAAGAAGGAGGTAGAGGAGAATAAAGTTACCATAAAGAACTTGGAAAAGGGCCTCCAAGTGAGCTGCGGGCGGGCGGAGCTGTTGGACTGTTTGAGCGAGACGTTGAAAACTCCGTGAGCGAGAACAGCTCTCGGGGGACGCTCTTGAGTTTAGAGAAGCTGGGTCCCGGGAAGGACGCCCCCGAGGTCGTTAACGTAGTGATAGAAATACCTATGGGAGGCTACGTCAAGTACGAGATGGACAAAGATACTGGGTTAATAAAGGTGGACAGAGTGCTCTACACCGCTATGTACTACCCCTTCAACTACGGCTTCATACCGGGCACGCTGGAAGAGGACGGCGACCCCGTGGACGTCTTGGTCCTGAGCTACGACCCCTTCTACCCCGGCACCTACCTAAAAGCCAAGCCGGTCGGCGTGCTCCTCATGGAGGATGAAGAAGGTCCCGACAGCAAGATTATCGCCGTCCCGGTGGAGAAGGTCGACCCGAGGTTCAAGGACATTAAGGACGTCAACGACATACCACAGATAATAAAGGACAAGATAAAACACTTCTTCGAACACTACAAGGAGCTGGAACCCGGCAAGTGGGTCAAGATAAAGGACTGGTTACCGAAGGAGGAAGCTTACAAGAAAATAAAGGCGGCCATCGACCGGTATCAACAAAATAAGCGCTCGAGCGCCCTAACGAGCGGGCAAGGGCAGTGATAACCTACGACGTACTCATTTTAACTCTCAGCGGAGTGCTGCTCGCCCACGGGTCCTTCGAGGTCCCCGCGGGGGACTTGTCGTGGACCTTCTTCTACCCGTGCCCTCGCTGTGAAAACGTATTGGAGGTTATGTTAACTCCCCCGGAGAAGTTCTTGAACTTCGAGGGCGGAAAGTACGTGGGGCCCGGGGCCTTGGGCTTCCCAAACGGCATAATACCTTGTAACAAGTACGAGGTGGTTGAAGGGGGCGTCAAGTACTTGGTCTGCGCCCACAAGAACGTAATCGTGTACGAGCGCTACCTCAAGGACTTCGCAGTACAGGTGAGCCTGAAGCCCACCTTAAAGGCCCTCGAGCTGGTACCCTTCGTCACCGACCCAGCCAGTCCTGGCAGTAAGGCAATAGTATCGTTCTTAGCGGCGCTCATAGCCACCTTTTCTGCGGTCGCTTTCCTAAAAAGGCACGAGCTGGTGGTGATGTGAGCTTTGTCCTTCCGGCTGACCCCTCTGGAACTCACGGTCTTGCTGTTGAGTGAGAAGGGCTACAGCTTGAAGAAGATAGCAGAGATTTTGAATATGGACGAGGACATGTTAGAGGACGTAGTTAAGGAGTTGGTAGAGAAGGGTTTCGCGAAGGAGGTAAAGAAGAAGAAGCTGTTCGGGAGGGAGAGGTACTTGATCTTGACGGACGAGGGGAAGAGGGCGCTGAGGGAGGTCGCGGAAGTCATGTCCAACGTGCTGGCGAGCGTGAAGGGAATGGTTGAGAAGGGAAATATAGACGGTGCCAGGGCGTTCTTGTCCAAATACATCGAATACTTGCCATACGCGCCCTTGTTGGGGGTCGCCGAGAGGTCGTTTGTAGAGAGCTTGATTAGGAAGATGGGGTACGTGCCGGCATACGCCCCGCCTCAAGAGCTTTATGAAGAGGAGCCCGTGTGGAGCTCTTGGGAGGAGGAGCTTTAGATCACTAGCTTGCGCTCCTTACTCTTCTTAACCACGTCCCTGACTTCCATATTGTGGAGCATTAGGAGCACGTTCTTCAAGTTGTGGACGAATAACATCAACCTGTACTTCAACTTTTCGTCCAACTCCCTTTTTTCTATTTCATCCTCAACCATTTCTAATACCTCTATCTTCTCGTCCACCTCGCTCAACCTCTCCCCCGCGCTTTCTATGCTGTGCAAGAAGTCAACTACTTCCTTGGCTATGTTAAGGACGTCTATGACCTCCTTCCTTCCGTCCCCCAACGACTGGGCTAAGGGCACCAAGCTGTCCGAAGTCATTTCCAACGACGTCAGCAAGTTTGTCACGAAGATGTCCGGCTCTGAGGACGAGTTCAAAGTACGGAGCGCGAGGCGGTAGAGCTTGTCTACCTCGTTCTCCAACTCTTGTAGGTACTCGAGTTGGTCCCCTTCTAGCAATTGCCCTATCATTAAGGATATCAAGCCTACGAGCCTCTTGGTCAGCTCCGTCGGGTTCTGTTCGCTCCCGCTTATGAACGTTTGAAGCACCATCTCGTTGGGCCTTTGCTCCACTATCTCCAACCCTATCAACTGGTTCATAGCGGTCTTGACGTGTTTCATTATTTGGTATAACAGCGAATTGTTTTCGAATGTTATTCTTATTATGTCCGTGCCGGCTATGTAGGCCGCTATTATAGCTCTGTAGAGACCTTCAACCCTCCCCTTGACCTCAATTGTAACCGTCACCTTTTCTGAAGAGACCGACGTATCGGGCACTATCTTTATGTAGTTATCTTCTATCACCAAGGTGAGGACGTCGCCGGCCTTCAGCCCCTTCTTCTTTATCCAGTCCGCGGGAAGCGACACGACTAAGGTAGAACGCCCTAGCCTCACTAACCTCCTTCGTTCTATCAATATCGCCACTCCGGTATATGCATACATTTACACAGATTATTAAAAGAGCCTTCCATAACACGGCCCATGGAAGGAGCATGAAGCTACGCTTGCTGGACGCCGAAGGTATGGCCATGTCAGGATTGGTGGAGGACGCGAAGATCGTCGAGGTGGGGAAAAACAAAGCTAAAATAGTAGTAGTTACGAACGACGGCGAGGTCTTGGAGACCGAGGAGGTCGACAAGGAAGTGGCGGCGAAGAGTTACTTCATTATCCTTCAGTACGTAAGGCAGTGGGGAAAGAGGATAAACGTCACCCGATGAAGATTGGTATTACCGGCGACCGGTGAGCGGTGCCCCGGAGCTGAGGCTTTAGAGTTTCCGGGGGCGAGTAAGGGGACGGTAGGAGGTTTTGGGAAGGCTCTTCGGCACGGACGGAGTGAGGGGAATAACGAACGAGGGGATGACGCCGGAGCTGGCGATGAAAGTTGCCCAAGCGGCGTGTACGTGGTTAGGAGGAGGCAAGGTTCTGGTCGGGAGGGACGTCCGCTACGGCGGCGACATGCTGGTCTCAGCCGTGCTGGCGGGGCTGAGCTCTTGCGGGTGTGAGCCCTACTATGCTGGCCTCGTACCCACGCCCGCGCTGCAGTACGCGGTACCCCGCTTGGGCTACGACATGGGCATAATGGTAACTGCCTCCCACAACCCCCCTCAGTACAACGGCGTGAAGGTGATAGGCTCGAACGGGGTCGAGGTCCCGAGGGACGCCGAGAGGGAAATAGAAGAGATCATATTCGAGAACAAAGTGCGAAGGGTACCATACTACGAGGTCAAGGAGGCGAAGCGGGAGGGCAGGGTGCTGGACGTCTATATTGATGGTATCTTGGCCGATATAGACGTACAAAAGGTAAAGAACAAGGAGTTCAAAGTGGTGGTCGATGGGGCCAACAGCGTCGGCTCCCTCGCCACGCCCTTAGTGCTGAGGAAGCTGGGAGCCAAGGTTCTGTGCTTGAACTGCAACTTGGACCCCTCTTTCCCCGGCCGTCACCCCGAGCCCACCCCTCAGAGCTTGGAGGAGACCTCCCGCGCAGCCGTAGCCGTGGGGGCCGACTTGATAGTAGCCCACGACGCCGACGCCGACAGGGCGATAATTGGCGACGAGGCCGGCGAGGTCCACTGGGGCGACCGCTCCGGGGCCTTGCTCACGGAGCACTTGGCAGAGAAGTACCCCCACTTACCCAAGAGGACCTTCACGGGCGTCTCCTCTTCCCACATAGTAGTAGACGGCTACCTGAGGCCTAAAGGAATAGAAGTAGTCTGGACCCCCGTGGGGAGCGTGGTCATAGCACACGAGCTCATCAAGAGGGGAGGAGTGAGCGGCTTCGAGGAGAACGGCGGCTTCATGAATCCCGTCCACCAGCCGGTGAGGGACGGTGCCATGACGGCGGCGCTGTTCTTGGAGATGCTCGCCCAGAGGGGCAAGAGGGCCTCGGAGCTGTTCTCGGCCCTCCCCAAGGCCTATGCTATAAAGGGTAAGGTTTACAGAGGCGAGAAGGAGGAGTTGCGAGGGTTGTACGAGGCCCTCAAGTCCAAGTACCAAGACTGTCAGTTCACAGAAATAGACGGCTTGAAGGTAGTCTGCGAGAACTTCTGGTTCTTGGTCCGGCCCTCGGGGACGGAGCCGGTGGTGAGGATAATGGTCGAGGCGACGGACCCGAAGAAGGCCAAGGAGGTCTACTCGGAGCTGGAGAGCTTCGTCAAGGCCTTTCTAGGCTCAACTTAAATGCCTCTCCAAGTGCCGCTGCCTAGAAAGAAATGAAGGCGGCGCTCAACTGGCTGGGCGACAAGCTGGCCGCTTGGGCCAAGTCGCTCTACGTTCATACGCTGTGGTGGTACTCCATACTTTTTAGCAGGACGTCGGTCATCATAGCGTTCGTACTGATAACGATAGTAGTCATCAGCTCCATAATATTTCACCACGTCGAGCACAAGTCCCTTTTCGAAGCGATATACTGGGCCATAATAACGGTAACCACCGTGGGTTACGGAGACGTCGTCCCCACGAGCTTCCAAGGGAGGCTCTTGGCTCTAGCTCTGGCCTTAAGCGGCTTCGCCGGGCTGACGGCAGCTTTGAGCATCGCGACGCACTTCATCGTGGAAAAGGCGATAAGGGAAAGGGAGGGTGAGTTAACAGTAAAAGGGACGAGGATAATGATAGTGGGCTCCTCGAGCGCGTGCGCTTACATAGCTACTCACTTGATACGGGAGGTTGGGAAGAGAGGCAGGATAGTGTGGGTCACGTCCTACGACACCCCGGAGAAGTACGTCATAAAGGCTAGGGAGGCAAGCGTCGTAATAGTAAAGGGATCCTTGACGGAGGTTGACACTTACGTGAGGGGAGGTATTGAGACGGCCAGCGATATTGTGATATGCGGTAAGAACGACAAGGAGGGGCTCTCGAGCCTTGCCGTGATAAGGAGCTTGATGGGGAAGAGCTTGTACCCCCCTAGGTTGATATTCATTGCCCACACCAAGAGGGCCGAGAAGCTCGCCTACCAAGAGTTCGGCGCCGACGTGGTGGTCGCTCTAGACTCCTTAGGCTACCTCTTCAAGGAGTCGCTGACCGACCCCACCGCGGCCATGTTCCTCTCCGCCCTCTCGGAGGAGCACCCCAGGTTGGTCGAGGTTAACTTGTTCAAAAAGGGAGGCTTGCTCCTAGCGAAGATAGCTAATAACGTGTACGTCTTGGGCAGGAAGGAACGCCTCACGGCACATGAGCTCTCCGACGCCTTAAGTAAGAAGAGGAAGAAGAAGATATACGTGGTGGCCAAGGTATTTGGATTGAACGAGGTCGTGCCACTGAGGCCCGGCGACTACTTGGAGCCTCACGACGTGGCCGTGGCGGTCGAGTTCGAGGACTAGAGCTTGATCACCGCCAACAAACTCCCGCACATCGCAACCCCCTTGCACTTGGGAGCCCACGAACACGAGTTACATCTGAACGTGAACGTGATTCGCGGCAACTCGCCCACGTTGAAGTCTCTATATATCATAACTTTGTTATCGAGGGCTAGGCACAAGTTAGAATTACACCACTTAGCATCTTTGCCCCTCCCACGGACTTCCATTAGTTTGACGTAGTTTTCATGCTCTCTTTCAAATTTTAGTATTTGTACCTCGTCGTTGAACACTACGAGCCACTCCAAGTCCGGGGTCCAGCGAACCTTGCTCAAGTCCCATTGGTAGCTGTGGTGTGCCAACACTTCTCCGCTCTCACTCAATATTATTAGGTTATACTTGCCGGCCACCGCCAGCAAGCTGCCGCTCTCGGTCCTCTCCAAGCGGACCACCGGCAACTCCTCCGCTACCCTGATCTCCTTAACCACTTTCCCTTCTTTCACTATCAGTATCCTCCCGTCTTCCGTGCCCACGGCGAAGCCGCCGTCCACGCCGACGACGCTGAGGGCTCCTTCCAGCTTCACCGATCTCTCCTTTACGTTCTCCAACCCTTCGGAGAAGTCCAACATCATTAATCTTTTTTTAGAAACCGCCCCCAACACCTTGCCGCTCCAACCCAAGTCGCTGAACTTGGTTAGGCCCCCCTTGACCACGTACCTCCCGTCTAGGTCTAGAACGCCTACTCCGAAGGTCTCTCTTAGGACAGCTATGTAGGGACCCCATTCGACCTTCGAACACTTAATGTTGAACTTTTTCAACAGCACCTTATCATCACCCTAGGCGTTTGAATGTGAAGAAGGTGGCGGCCGTCGGCGGACTCGACCCCTCGGGGGGCGCCGGGATAGAGATGGACGTCAAGGTCGGCAGCGCCGTAGGCGTTCACGTTCACCCAGTGGCGACGGCCATCACTTACCAAACGCCCACCGAGTTCTACGGCTCTAAGTGCACCGATATAGAGGTTCTGGAAGGCCAACTCAAGGCCGTAAAGGGAGTGCGGAACTGGAAGCTAGGGATGCTCTGTAACGAAAGGATCGCGGAGACCTTGTTGAAGTACTTAGAAGGGGTGGTTGTGGTAGATCCCGTACTCAAGGCCACGGCCGGAGGAACGCTCTACGAGGGCAGTCTGGAAACTTACAAGAAGATCTTGTCGGTCTCCTTCGCAGTCACCCCCAACGCGCTCGAGGCCGAGGCCCTCACGGGCTTGAGGGTCCGCACGGTGGATGACGCCATAAGGGCGGCAGAGGCCTTGGCAGAGGCGGGCCCTAAACTCGTGGTAATAACTGGAGGTCACTTGGAGATCTTCGCCGACGTGATATATTACGACGGGTACGTAGAGGTGATAAGGGGGACGAGGAAGGTAACCTCCTTCCACGGGTCGGGGAGCTTCATGGCCATGGCATTGGCTTCCTACTTGGCGTTGGGGGAGGCCCCGGTGGTCGCCGCGAGGAAGGCCGTGGGCTACACTAGGGTCGCGCACCTCTTCTCCCAAGGCAAGGAGGCCCTCGATCCCCTGTACCAAATGAGGTACGACGCGGTCAGACACTGTATGTACGAGGAGTACAAGTACTTCATAGAGTGGCTTGAAAGCTTGCCCTTTGAGAAGGCAAAGAAGATCGCGCCGGAGGTAGGGATAAACGTCGCCTACTCGGTCCCGAAGGAGTTGGTGAGGGGCAAGGGCTCGGTGCTAGGGGTCCCCGGGAGGCTACGGCTGACCCCCAGAGGCCTTAGGTCTTGTTGCAACCCTTGGTGGGGCCAAGCCGACCACACGGCGCGCTTGCTGCTGGAGGCCCAGAAGTACAACCCGAAGCTGAGGGTCGCCATGAACATAAGGTACAGCCCGGAGAACGTCGCCGCGCTCTCCGGCGCGGGCTACGAGGTCTACGAGCTCAAGAGGGAGACCGAGCCGCCGGGGGAGGAGAGTATGAGGTGGGCAGCGAAGAAGGCCTACTCCGACTTGGGCAAGGTGCCGGACGTCATATACGACAAGGGCTTCTACGGCAAGGAAGCCATGATAAGGTTGCTCACTGAGGGCTTAGAGGAGCTTAAGGAAATGTTGAGGGTAGTCCTCCAGATTTAAGGAGCCTTTGGGGAGACGCGGCGGCGAAGGCCTTGAAGCAGCTCGCCGCTCTGCTGATCCTGACCTCCTTGGCCTTCGGACTGAGCCAGTGCTACTCTCAAGTCCGCACGGTCGAGGTGCCGGTGGTGGGCGTAAGCCTCGGGCCCGGGGGAGAGGAGCGCGGGGTGGTCGGCACCTTACAAGTGACCGTCGCCTACCCCGGGAAGGGCGAAATCTACGTCGCCTCCGAGCCCTTAACGGAGGTGGATACCCAAGGCGTCGCCCGCGTCGCCGTGCTCGTCGCCTCGGCCTTGGCACACAAGGACTGGACCAAGTACGACTTCTTCTTTAAGTTCAGGACGCCCAGCGTGATAGTTGGCGGCCCCAGCGCCGGGCTAGCGATGACCGTCGCGGCCTACTCCGCCCTCACTGGGACCCCCCTTAGGGAGGACGTCGCCGGCACGGGCACGGTGGGGCCCGACGGGGTTGTCGGGCCAGTGGGAGGGGTTTACGCGAAGATGGTCGCGGCGGCTAAGAGCGGTTACAAGGTGTTCGTGGTCCCTAAGGGAGAGGAAGTCGTTACGAGGAAAGTAGTAGAAACCGAGCCCCTGCCCTTCGGGATAGTACAACGCTTGAGGACTGAGAAGGTCAACTTGATAGAGGAGGGGAAGAGGCTGGGCGTGGAAGTAGTCCCGGCCGCAACGGCCTACGACGCCTTGAGGGTGTGGTTGAAGGGCGCGGAGCTGCCGGAGTGCAAGCCCGACGTCCGGCTGCCAGGGGACGTCTTACGACTGATGAGGGAGTGGAAGGAGCACTACTTGAAGCTGTACGAGGGGGCCCGCTCCGAGGCCCGGAGGCTCACCCAAGAGTCCGTCGCCTTGCTCTCCGAAGCTGAAAGGATGGCTAGGGCAGCGGGCGAGGAAAAGGACCCGTACGAGGCCGTGAACTACGCCTTCACGGCCGCGATACTGGCCGAGGAGGCCAAGTGGTACGACGAGGTGGCCCTTAGCGGCTTCAGGGCGCTAGTGAAGCTCAGCGACGAGGTGGAGAGTAAAATAAACGAGGCCAATGCTACTATAATGAACAGCTTGACTTATGACGTTAACAAGTTGGATCCGCTCCTCACCGCGGCCACCAGGGTCCTAAAGGCTTACTACTTCTACCACGCCGCCTTGAACAGCACCGACTTGGGGAACATAATTTATTACTTGGTACTGGCTAAGTACTACTCCGAGGCAGCCAAGACTTGGATCGCGTTGACCTCTTTGGAGCCGCCGGGACCTAAGGCAGACCCGGAGGCCCTCTGGAGGGACGCCTTGGCGCTTTACTCCTCCGCCGGCGAGCTATTCGCCTACTACACCACCATAGGCTCTCAAGTGGGCGCGGTCCCCTCGCGCGAGCTCGAGGTGGCGGTGGGGGTTTACAAGGAGGCCAACGACATGCCGGCGATATACAAGCTGGCGGCCAGCACCTACTTGTCGGCCCTCGTCACCTACAGCCTCCACACAACTTACAACATTTCCTCCGAGACCATGATAGACAAGGTGATGGCC containing:
- a CDS encoding S16 family serine protease → MKQLAALLILTSLAFGLSQCYSQVRTVEVPVVGVSLGPGGEERGVVGTLQVTVAYPGKGEIYVASEPLTEVDTQGVARVAVLVASALAHKDWTKYDFFFKFRTPSVIVGGPSAGLAMTVAAYSALTGTPLREDVAGTGTVGPDGVVGPVGGVYAKMVAAAKSGYKVFVVPKGEEVVTRKVVETEPLPFGIVQRLRTEKVNLIEEGKRLGVEVVPAATAYDALRVWLKGAELPECKPDVRLPGDVLRLMREWKEHYLKLYEGARSEARRLTQESVALLSEAERMARAAGEEKDPYEAVNYAFTAAILAEEAKWYDEVALSGFRALVKLSDEVESKINEANATIMNSLTYDVNKLDPLLTAATRVLKAYYFYHAALNSTDLGNIIYYLVLAKYYSEAAKTWIALTSLEPPGPKADPEALWRDALALYSSAGELFAYYTTIGSQVGAVPSRELEVAVGVYKEANDMPAIYKLAASTYLSALVTYSLHTTYNISSETMIDKVMAALSCNAALALDRGLKPYAAEIYYTSARASEGEAAFLYAALASTHFLLLSLLA